Proteins encoded within one genomic window of Nonomuraea gerenzanensis:
- a CDS encoding Nramp family divalent metal transporter produces MSHPLGVSRPDLEVTDLPTPEEVFKVSRIGFKELFKYAVGPSLIALGISIGSGEWLLGPLNVGQYGFVGVGWVILVSALLQTFYNVECSRYVLATGETPVVGWGRVPPGWMLWVPLSVLIVIFAFIAGGWAASAGQGVYALVHGVPPAADAVEPRLWAIGLLVLVFLITAAARRVSRALELANWVMVGTILLALLAVDLLVVPFSMWWEGIRGFITPAAPPAGITATQLGALAGFTALASGLNWYVMGHYRDKGYGMGHRVGYISGLRGERRAILASGVTFPDDERNRGLWRRWYRLLMVDMWGVFFVGAILGMLLPTLLMSQAVAMSGERPTRANVPTFVAGVLGDQYGQVAFYVALVMGVLILFSTQLGIFEAMVRVTTDAANATSPRLRRLIEGDPRRFYYPFMLLLLVIISIVIFQSLPVGLVEWSANMSNLGALIYPFLLMYLNSKLPRPARPRPWHYVILVLNFLFFGFFFVNFIADFLGDPLVTF; encoded by the coding sequence ATGTCACACCCACTCGGAGTCAGCCGTCCCGATCTAGAAGTCACCGACCTGCCCACGCCTGAAGAGGTCTTCAAGGTCTCCAGGATCGGCTTCAAGGAACTGTTCAAGTACGCCGTCGGCCCGAGCCTCATCGCCCTGGGCATTTCCATCGGCAGCGGCGAATGGCTGCTGGGCCCCCTCAACGTGGGGCAGTACGGATTCGTCGGCGTCGGCTGGGTCATCCTGGTGTCGGCGCTGCTGCAGACGTTCTACAACGTCGAATGCTCCCGCTACGTCCTGGCGACCGGCGAGACGCCCGTGGTCGGGTGGGGGCGGGTGCCGCCGGGCTGGATGTTGTGGGTGCCGCTGTCCGTCCTCATCGTGATCTTCGCGTTCATCGCGGGCGGCTGGGCCGCCTCGGCAGGTCAGGGCGTGTACGCGCTGGTGCACGGCGTACCCCCGGCCGCCGACGCCGTCGAGCCCCGGCTGTGGGCCATCGGGCTGCTGGTGCTGGTGTTCCTCATCACCGCCGCCGCCCGCCGCGTCAGCCGCGCGCTGGAGCTGGCCAACTGGGTGATGGTCGGCACCATCCTGCTCGCCCTGCTGGCCGTGGACCTGCTCGTCGTCCCGTTCAGCATGTGGTGGGAGGGCATCCGCGGCTTCATCACCCCGGCTGCCCCGCCCGCCGGGATCACCGCCACCCAGCTCGGCGCGCTGGCCGGGTTCACCGCGCTGGCCTCGGGCCTGAACTGGTACGTCATGGGCCACTACCGCGACAAGGGTTACGGCATGGGGCACCGCGTCGGCTACATCTCCGGGCTGCGCGGCGAGCGGCGCGCGATCCTGGCCAGCGGCGTCACCTTCCCCGACGACGAGCGCAACCGCGGCCTGTGGCGGCGCTGGTACCGGCTGCTCATGGTGGACATGTGGGGCGTGTTCTTCGTCGGCGCCATCCTCGGCATGCTGCTGCCCACTCTCCTCATGTCGCAGGCGGTCGCGATGTCGGGCGAGCGGCCCACCCGGGCGAACGTGCCCACCTTCGTCGCCGGCGTCCTCGGCGACCAGTACGGCCAGGTGGCCTTCTACGTCGCCCTCGTGATGGGGGTGCTGATCCTGTTCTCCACGCAGCTCGGCATCTTCGAGGCCATGGTCCGGGTGACGACCGACGCCGCCAACGCCACCAGCCCGCGCCTGCGCCGGCTGATCGAGGGCGACCCACGCCGCTTCTACTACCCGTTCATGCTGCTGCTGCTCGTCATCATCTCGATCGTCATCTTCCAGTCGCTGCCCGTGGGGCTGGTCGAATGGTCGGCCAACATGTCGAACCTGGGCGCGCTGATCTACCCGTTCCTGCTGATGTACCTGAACAGCAAGCTGCCGCGCCCGGCCCGCCCGCGGCCCTGGCACTACGTCATCCTGGTGCTCAACTTCCTGTTCTTCGGGTTCTTCTTCGTCAACTTCATCGCCGACTTCCTGGGGGACCCGCTGGTCACGTTCTAA
- a CDS encoding heparinase II/III family protein yields MSFGPGWPSVRRRAATRPWAGAVVAALRDGFARWHGTPVPGPERESAWTHHYFCDADGAALRYDRACPERHVCTGCGKVYAGEPWDGAWRAKTHDALAAQAQRAALLLHLAPDPRPAAELDQDPRPAAGRDPDPRPAAGRDPDPRPAAGRDRDLRPAAGRDLGLRQAAGLDPGLRPDAELDRILSAYARDYLAYTPHGQAAGTGRVQPQSLDEAVWAVGLLRAARWAGDALAPRTRQAVDGMAAAVADLLRPQVGAVHNIHCWLLAALAECAVRLGDADLLAWCRDGEHGAEAQVRHGFHPEGLWYEINPHYHYYALAALLSYVEATGPSGLSEDSAARLSRAIAAPPLLAYADGRLPAYGDGWPDCFTGDFAPQAEAAWTLLPTARPDLTPYYRHPRPAPLRLWYGAQLPEHTAPLTHRPSVAALVFGPDDLPGEPAQVSGQPGVDGAGVAGAPHPGSDGARAPSPGSSGATGSFLWRGPGIALLRSPAVRLVLRAGPDAGWHDHRDKLAVDVQTVTGWSSLDLGTSGYGADFTAWMRSPAAHNIVTVGARPQPAHTGRILDWSPRHVTAESAWDGHVLRRTITVHDHGWTDVLTVTLAHPDEIEWAFHGDGTFTVTGPADDQARTPDDTAADQARTPDDTATTSQHAWLTALRTLPTPADRHLHGTWAFPGAPHLTLTIPQGFTARTATAPGNPNGRPLGLLLVHGHATTARFRATFTGPPAPTHSSTSRVSTT; encoded by the coding sequence GTGAGCTTCGGTCCCGGCTGGCCCTCGGTACGCCGCCGCGCCGCGACCCGCCCGTGGGCCGGCGCGGTCGTGGCGGCGCTGCGCGACGGCTTCGCCAGGTGGCACGGCACGCCCGTCCCCGGTCCTGAGCGGGAGTCGGCGTGGACCCACCACTACTTCTGCGACGCCGACGGGGCGGCGCTCCGCTACGACCGGGCCTGCCCGGAGCGGCACGTGTGCACGGGGTGCGGGAAGGTGTACGCGGGGGAGCCGTGGGACGGCGCCTGGCGCGCCAAAACCCACGACGCCCTCGCCGCCCAGGCCCAGCGCGCCGCCCTCCTCCTGCACCTCGCCCCGGACCCCCGCCCCGCCGCCGAGCTCGACCAGGACCCCCGCCCTGCCGCCGGGCGTGATCCGGACCCCCGCCCTGCCGCCGGGCGTGACCCGGACCCCCGCCCTGCCGCCGGACGTGACCGGGACCTCCGCCCTGCCGCCGGGCGTGATCTGGGCTTGCGCCAAGCTGCCGGGCTCGATCCGGGCCTGCGTCCCGACGCCGAGCTCGACCGGATCCTGTCCGCCTACGCCCGCGACTACCTCGCCTACACCCCGCACGGGCAGGCGGCGGGCACCGGCCGGGTGCAGCCGCAGTCGCTCGACGAAGCCGTGTGGGCCGTCGGCCTGCTGCGCGCCGCCCGCTGGGCCGGCGACGCGCTCGCCCCGCGCACGCGGCAGGCCGTGGACGGGATGGCGGCGGCCGTCGCGGACCTGCTCAGGCCGCAGGTGGGCGCCGTCCACAACATCCACTGCTGGCTCCTGGCAGCGCTGGCCGAGTGCGCGGTACGCCTCGGCGACGCGGACCTGCTGGCCTGGTGCCGCGACGGCGAGCACGGCGCGGAGGCGCAGGTCCGCCACGGCTTCCACCCCGAGGGCCTCTGGTACGAGATCAACCCGCACTACCACTACTACGCGCTGGCCGCCCTCCTGTCCTACGTCGAGGCCACGGGCCCGTCCGGCCTGTCCGAGGACTCCGCCGCCCGCCTGTCCAGGGCCATCGCCGCGCCGCCGCTGCTGGCGTACGCGGACGGCCGGCTGCCCGCGTACGGGGACGGCTGGCCCGACTGCTTCACCGGCGACTTCGCCCCGCAGGCCGAGGCCGCCTGGACCCTCCTGCCCACCGCCCGCCCCGACCTGACCCCCTACTACCGCCATCCCCGGCCGGCGCCGCTGCGGCTCTGGTACGGCGCCCAGCTCCCCGAGCACACCGCCCCGTTGACGCACCGCCCCTCGGTGGCCGCCCTCGTCTTCGGCCCGGACGACCTTCCCGGCGAACCCGCGCAGGTCTCGGGCCAGCCGGGGGTGGATGGCGCCGGCGTCGCCGGCGCACCTCACCCGGGCTCGGACGGCGCCCGCGCACCTAGCCCGGGCTCGTCCGGTGCCACCGGCTCCTTCCTGTGGCGAGGGCCCGGGATCGCCCTCCTGCGATCACCCGCCGTCCGCCTGGTCCTGCGCGCGGGCCCGGACGCGGGCTGGCACGACCACCGCGACAAGCTGGCCGTGGATGTGCAGACCGTCACCGGCTGGTCCAGCCTCGACCTCGGCACGAGCGGCTACGGCGCGGACTTCACGGCCTGGATGCGCTCACCGGCGGCCCACAACATCGTCACCGTCGGCGCCCGCCCCCAGCCCGCCCACACCGGCCGCATCCTGGACTGGTCCCCACGGCACGTGACGGCCGAGTCGGCGTGGGACGGCCACGTCCTGCGCCGTACGATCACCGTCCACGACCACGGCTGGACGGACGTCCTCACGGTCACCCTCGCCCACCCCGACGAGATCGAGTGGGCCTTCCACGGCGACGGCACGTTCACCGTGACCGGACCGGCCGACGACCAGGCCCGCACGCCGGACGACACGGCCGCCGACCAGGCCCGCACGCCGGACGACACGGCCACCACCTCGCAACACGCCTGGCTCACCGCCCTGCGCACCCTTCCGACCCCCGCCGACCGGCACCTCCACGGCACCTGGGCCTTCCCCGGCGCACCCCACCTGACCCTGACGATCCCGCAGGGCTTCACCGCCCGCACGGCCACGGCCCCCGGCAACCCCAACGGCCGCCCGCTCGGCCTCCTCCTCGTCCACGGCCACGCCACCACGGCCCGGTTCCGGGCGACCTTCACCGGACCACCGGCGCCGACACACTCGTCCACCTCGCGGGTGAGCACTACCTGA
- the glgC gene encoding glucose-1-phosphate adenylyltransferase translates to MRSRRVLAVVLAGGEGKRLMPLTADRAKPAVPFGGMYRLIDFVLSNLANGGFLKIVVLTQYKNHSLDRHVSRTWRLSAMLGNYVTPVPAQQRLGPRWFSGSADALFQNLNLIYDEMPEHVIVFGADHIYRMDPRQMVEQHEDSGADVTVAAIRQPLSLADQFGVIETDPEGRRIVAFREKPKDAVGLADSPDEVFASMGNYVFKTQSMIDALREDALDPTSKHDLGGNIIPMLVKSGGADVYDFANNMVPGSSERDRGYWRDVGTLDAYYEAHMDLISAHPIFNLYNDKWPIFTGHDPLPPAKFVHNDGDRVGRAIDSLVSPGVIVSGGTAIRSILSPKVVLHSHSLVEDSVLMENVKVGRGAIVRKAIIDKNVVIPDGARIGFDLEYDRTRFALTRGGVVVIGKNEIVDR, encoded by the coding sequence ATGAGGTCCCGGAGGGTGCTTGCGGTCGTGCTGGCAGGTGGAGAGGGTAAGAGGCTCATGCCGCTCACGGCGGATCGAGCCAAACCGGCGGTGCCGTTCGGCGGGATGTACCGCCTCATCGATTTCGTGCTGTCGAACCTCGCCAACGGCGGCTTCCTGAAGATCGTCGTGCTGACGCAGTACAAGAACCACAGCCTCGACCGGCATGTCTCCCGAACCTGGCGACTGTCGGCGATGCTGGGCAACTACGTCACGCCGGTGCCGGCCCAGCAGCGACTCGGGCCGCGCTGGTTCTCCGGCTCCGCCGACGCCTTGTTCCAGAACCTGAACCTGATCTACGACGAGATGCCCGAGCACGTGATCGTGTTCGGCGCGGACCACATCTACCGCATGGATCCGCGGCAGATGGTCGAGCAGCACGAGGACTCCGGCGCCGACGTCACGGTGGCGGCCATCAGGCAGCCGCTGTCGCTGGCCGACCAGTTCGGCGTGATCGAGACCGACCCCGAGGGGCGGCGGATCGTGGCCTTCAGGGAGAAGCCGAAGGACGCGGTGGGGCTGGCCGACTCCCCCGACGAGGTGTTCGCCTCGATGGGCAACTACGTGTTCAAGACGCAGTCGATGATCGACGCGCTGCGTGAGGACGCGCTCGACCCGACCAGCAAGCACGACCTGGGCGGCAACATCATCCCCATGCTGGTCAAGTCGGGCGGCGCCGACGTGTACGACTTCGCCAACAACATGGTGCCGGGCTCCAGCGAGCGCGATCGCGGCTACTGGCGCGACGTGGGGACGCTGGACGCGTACTACGAGGCCCACATGGACCTCATCTCGGCACACCCGATCTTCAACCTCTACAACGACAAGTGGCCGATCTTCACGGGGCACGACCCGCTGCCTCCGGCCAAGTTCGTGCACAACGACGGCGACCGGGTGGGGCGGGCGATCGACTCGCTGGTGTCCCCCGGGGTGATCGTCTCCGGCGGCACGGCCATCAGGTCGATCCTGTCGCCCAAGGTGGTGCTCCACTCGCACTCGCTGGTGGAGGACTCCGTGCTGATGGAGAACGTCAAGGTGGGGCGGGGCGCGATCGTGCGCAAGGCGATCATCGACAAGAATGTGGTGATTCCCGATGGGGCGCGGATCGGGTTCGACCTCGAGTACGACCGGACGCGGTTCGCGTTGACCAGGGGTGGGGTCGTGGTGATCGGCAAGAACGAGATCGTCGATCGGTGA
- a CDS encoding nuclear transport factor 2 family protein — protein sequence MRTSCVIALVAFLSFLAAACGAAPATTPAATPAAATPAAATPASSPSADATVTGVDGAAQAYVDAVNAGDLDALVASFATDAEIIDVSRSIKGHDAIRRWAGDEVIGGTLRVLSIAERRADGQKLLVHWAPGGSGGWRAHYDFTVGSGRIVKADLQYA from the coding sequence ATGCGAACCTCATGTGTGATCGCCCTGGTCGCGTTCCTTTCTTTCCTGGCCGCCGCCTGCGGCGCCGCCCCGGCGACGACCCCGGCGGCCACCCCGGCAGCGGCCACCCCTGCAGCCGCTACCCCGGCCTCCTCACCCTCGGCCGACGCCACGGTCACCGGCGTGGACGGGGCGGCGCAGGCGTACGTGGACGCCGTGAACGCGGGCGACCTGGACGCCCTGGTCGCCTCCTTCGCCACTGACGCCGAGATCATCGACGTCAGCCGCAGCATCAAGGGGCACGACGCCATCAGGCGGTGGGCGGGCGACGAGGTGATCGGCGGGACGTTGCGGGTGCTGTCGATCGCCGAGCGGCGGGCGGACGGGCAGAAGCTGCTCGTCCACTGGGCCCCCGGCGGGTCCGGCGGCTGGCGGGCGCACTACGACTTCACGGTCGGGAGCGGGCGCATCGTCAAAGCCGATCTCCAGTACGCCTGA